ATCAATTTGTTAACAGAATTATGAAAGATGAGAATGTCAATAATACAATTTCTAAAGAAAGTGAAATAACTTCACTTAATTCAATTGTTGAGTTACATATTGAAAACAAAAATACAGGTGAGTATATATATATTGAAACTGATACAACTGAAATTGACGGAAGTTTTAACTTCAATGTCGAAGAAGATCATAATTATATGCTTACAGTATTAAAAGATAATTATACACCTGCCGTAATTAATTTCAATACTAATAATATTAAAGAACGATTATTTGTATTAGATCCGGTTACTATAATTCCGCTTCAAAAAGAACCGATATCAATTGATAATATTTATTTCGAATTTAACAAATGGGATATTACAAATGCATCAGCAAAATTTATAGATACTACTTTGCTTGTTATTATGCAAAGATATAAAGACCTGGTTATTGAAGTAAGCGCACATACTGACGGAATTGGCAGTGATGATTATAATTTAGTATTATCAAAAAACAGAGCGGAAAGTGTTGTTAATTATCTGAAATTTAAGGGAATTCAACGTTCAAGGATAATTGCAAAAGGATACGGAGAAGCAAGACCTGTTGAAAACGAAACAACTGCGGACGGATCTTATATACCCGAAGCTGCTGAACAAAACAGAAGAATTGAATTTAGAATAATAGGAATAATCATTCAGTAGAATAAGAATAATATTGCAAATAAACTGACTGCTGAATAAACAAACATTTAATAAATTATGTGTATAATAAGAAATACATATTCAAAAAAATATAAGACACTTAAAATGAAGACAATACTTATAGTAGAAGACAGTAATGAAATCAGAGAAGAGATCAGTGACATCTTCAAAATGGAAAATTATAATGTTTTTGAAGCTTCAAACGGTCACGAAGGCTATATTGCTGCAATTAATGAAATTCCGGATTTAATTATTTCGGATATTCTAATGCCGCTTGTAAACGGATACGGGATGTATGAGAGACTAAAAGAAAATCCTTTAACTGATAATATACCGGTTATATTTCTCTCGGCACTATCTTCTGATAACGATATCAGAAAAGGTATGAATTTAGGCGCCGACGATTATTTAACCAAACCGCTTATCCCTAAAGACCTGATTCTTGCAGCTAATAATAAATTAGAAAAATATGCAAAAATTGAAAGTAAAGTCGAAAATCTTAAAATAAATATTACCGAAGTATTGCAACATGAATTGAGAACACCTTTAAACGGAATAGTTGGTTTTTCTGATTATTTAAGAGAAAGGGTTTTTGATTTGCCCAAAGAGGAAGTTGAAAAAATTGTAAATCATATATATAAAAGCGGTAAAAGGCTTCATATTCTCGTTGAAAAATACTTAAATTATGCCGATTTAAAAATGAAATCAATACAAACAAGTGAATTGAAAAAAATTAAAAAATGTGAATATTTTAATACGGCTGAAATTATTAATTATGTTGCAGAAGAAATCGGAAAAAGGTATAACAGACAAGAAGATTTTATTATTGATACAACATTTGCAGAAGTGAAAATGGATGAATTTATGTTTGTTAAGATAATTGAAGAGTTAATAGAAAATGCTTTGAAATTTTCAAAAAAAGGTGGTAAAATAAAGATATCATCTGATGCGAATAATGATCGTTTAAAAATAAGAATTAAAAATGAAGGAATAGGAATGACTTCAGATGAAATAAGAAATATTAATGATTTCAGACAATTTAATAAGAAATTATTAGCTCAAAACGGGTCCGGAATCGGCTTATCTATTGTTCAACTTATTACCGAAATTTATAATATCGAATTTAATATTATCAGCATGTATAAGCAATATTTAACAGCAATATTAATATTCAATAATAATTTTAATATATAAAAGTTGAATCCGCTCCGAAAATGAAGCTTTCGGAAATTAGAGACAATTTAATAAAGCGTAACAGCTAGATATATAGCGTTATAATATTTAATAAAATTCGTGCATTCGTGGCTTTTATACTTTTCGGAGTGGACTCAAAGTTAATAGTTGATTCAAAAATTATCCCGGCTGATTATTACATTAAAATAATTATCGGGATTCTTTTTTTGCAGCAAAGGTAAAAACACTCATTTTAATCTTTAATGAAAAATAGTCTTTTTAACTCTGAAAGAGGAGCTGTAATAGTAATAAATTTGTAATGTAACTTTTGAATACTATAAAAAACAATTATTAACAAAATAAAATAAGAAAAGATGGAAAACTCTATTTACATTACAAAAATCAAAAATGCTGTACTGTTAGTATGCATTTTATTCGTAAGCTTTGCTCTAAATGCTCAAACCGGACTTTGGGAAGGTTCAGTTGATGATGATTGGCAAACAAGCGCTAATTGGACTAATAATACTGTGCCTGACAGTACAGTTGATGTTACAATTCCATCAGCCAGTACTTATTACCCTTCTATTGATAACTCAGGAGACAGCTGTAAATCTATGATTGTCAAAGACGGAGCAACTCTAACAATGTGCACCGGAGGCAGTTTGAATGTCAAAGGAAATTTAACTGTGGGAGAAGGCTCTTCCGGAGTATTAAACGCAGGTTCCGGTTGTCTTGTTGTTACCGGTCAATTAATTCTTAACGCCGGTTCTTCCGTAACAATATCAGGTTGCGGCATAACTTGTGCTTCCGCAAATTTAAACACTTCAAGTACTGTTACTTATGCCGGAAGTAATATGGATATGAATAATTGGAACTACGGAAATCTAATTTTAAACGGAACAGGGACAATGCAAATTACCGGAGATGCTACTACACCGACAACATGCAACAACCTTACAATTAATAATACCGGAAATGTATTAAAAATTCCCGTTAATAAAGCTTTAACTGTCAGCGGAACACTTACAAATAATGTCGGAACTTCCGGTATTGTTTTAGAATCAACTTCTTCAGGAGACGGTTCTTTAATTATTTCAACTTCAAATGTAAATGCTACAGTTGAGAGATATATTACAGGAAACAGATGGCATTATTTATCGCCTCCGATTGATGCAGCACCTTTAACTCTGTTTAATACAAATAACTTTCTGTGGTGGGATGCAACAATGGAATGGTCAGGCTCCGGAGATTATGATCCGTGGAAATCGTATTCATCTTCAAATCTTACAAATGCTCAAGGTTATGCCTATTATTATTACGAAGATACTATTGAGTATAAAGGAAATATGAATGTAGGCGATTATGCGGTAACATTATATAAAAGTGAAACAGGTGCTCTTGCCAACCAAGGCTGGAATTTAATCGGTAATCCGTACACATCTGTATTGGATTGGGATGCACTTGTTGCAGACGGCTCTATACCTGCCGGTGCTGAAAATGCAATATATCTGTTTGATGATGATGACGGAACAGGCGCACAAGGTAATTACAGATACTATGTTCCTTCAACGGGCGGAACTTATAGTATAGGTACAGAAAATGCTACCGGTATAATTCCTTTAGGACAAGGTTTTTTTATTAAAACTAATACAAATAATGTAACTTTAAATATTAAAAAAGACTACAGAGCACATTCAAATCAAGAATTTTACAAGTCTTTTGAAAATGAATATATTAAACTTAAAATAGAAAATGAATTATCGGATGAAACAATTATAAGAGTTGTTAAAAATTCAACATTCGGGTTTGACAGCCAATTTGATGCTCGAAAATTATTTCCTGATGATGCTGTTCCGCAACTGTTTTGTTTGGATGAAGAAAATATTTTAACAGCAATAAGCTCTATTCCTGAAATTGATAAGAATACTGTAATAAATCTGGGAATAAAGGCTGAAGAAGGGAATTATAAAATAACATTAAAAGATTTGAATTATTTTAGCTGTGATGTATATCTGATTGACAATTATATTAAATCAGAAATAAATTTAAGTAAAAAAGAATCCTATAAATTCTTTCACTCCGGAGAACAAGTTGATGACAGATTTTACTTAACTTTTCAAAGTTCTGCTACAGATATTAACAATAATTTTGATTTAGATATAAGCATTTACCCTAATCCGACCGGCAGCTTTATTAAATTTTCTAATAAAAGCAATTTAAAATTTGAATCAATACAGATCAATTCACTTAACGGAAGTACTTGTTATAAAAATAATGAAGTTGAAAATATTGACAGAATTGATTTATCCGATTTTTCGGAAGGCATCTATTTCATTCAAATTAAGTTAAGTGACGGAAATACTTATAACAACAAAATAATACTGCAAAAATAAAAAACTAACCGATTATATATAAAAATTGAAATCAATATGCTTGGGGCAATGCCTCAAGCTATTGTATTTTTGGATTTCAGTCTGTGTTTTAGACAGTTATAACTTCGTAAAGAAGAATTAGTTAAGAATTTCAATATCTGTAGTAAAGGGAAGCTTACTCAATTTTTCATACAAATTTATTGAGTTTTCTTCCTCTTTTACATATAGCTTAATATTTATCAAGAAGTTTGTGCCTTTTGTTTCAAAATTAAATGTCTTAATATTTACCGAAATGTCTTTTGAAATTATTCCTGTTATTTTATTAATAACTTCGGGTTGATTAAATCCTGAAATATTAAATTCTTTCAGAACAGAAATTGCTGTATAAGATGTCCATGATACATCAATATTATTATGTTTAAAAGCAATCTCGGTCATAGCTGAAGAGCAATTAATTTTATGTATTGTAATTGTTTTGTCATCACTTTTGGTTCCGATAATTTCGTTACCCGGATATGGGTTACAACATTTTGCTAATTTGTATAATTCCGGAAGTACTGCATCTTTATCAGGGCTTTTGAAAGGTCTTTTTATTTTCCAAAATCGTGTACTTCTTTGCTTTATGCAAAATTTCTTTATGGTGTCAGAAATTATAATATCCGAGATTTTTTCTTCTCCAATATCTTCAAAAAGTTTTTCTTTCTTGCTGTAACCGAGATGTTTGCTGATATTATCAATGCATTTACCGATGTTATCTGTTTCTTTTTCAAGAAGTATCGATTCCAATTTATTTTTACCTGTTTCAATATTTTTTTCAATATCTTCCTTAAAAATTTTTCTTAATTTAGATAATGCTCTTTGAGTAATAACAAAATCAAACCATTCTTTCTGTGCTTGTTGTTTTTTTGTTGTTAATATTTCAATTTGATCTCCGTTTTTAAGTTTTGTGCTTAAAGGCTGGGGTTTCCCGTTTATCTTTCCTGCAATTGATTTCATCGCTATATCGGTATGAATCTTGAATGCAAAATCAAGAACACTTGATTCTTTCGGTAGGTTTATTATATCTCCTTTTGGTGTAAACACATATATTTCAGAAGTAAAAAGATTTAACTTGAGATTATCAATAAAAGTTAGAGCCGATGAATTATCTTCCGATAAATATTCCAGAATATCTCTAATTTTTTCATCAAATTCAGTTTTTTTCTCTTTCAATCCTTTATATTTCCAATGTGTAGCAAGTCCGTATTCAGCAACTGATTTGTACTTCTACCCATCGTCCGTCATCACTCATAACAGTTACATGTAAAGCTCTGTATCCGGTATCTTTTCCGTTTTTTAACCAATTTCTTTTCCTGTCTTTTTTCTCTCTGTAAAGATCGGTAATTAGTGTACCTATTTGCAAAGCCTCAAAATTTTCATTTTCTTTATTTTCAGCTTTAAAAATAATCCTTACAGCAAAGAGGTCGTAAATTTCTTCAATCGGAACACCTTTTCTCTGCATCTTTTTCCAAATTGAAAAATTTGATTTTGATCGTCCGCTAATTTCATACTTAATATTCTTTGATTCTAACTTTTCTTTTATTGGTTGTACAAAACTATTGATAAATTGAATCCTCTCTTTTTCAGAGCTTTGCAAACGTTTGCTGATTTGATGATATATATACGGGTTTGTATTCTTTAAACAAATATCTTCCATTTCAGCCTTAATGTCGTATAATCCAAGCCTGTGAGCAAGCGGAGCATATATGTTAAGAATATCTTCAACTGATTTTTTTTGCTTTTCTGTCGGTAGGTCATCTACATTTCTGATGTTATGAAGTTTATCAGCAATTTTTATGAATATTACTCTTATATCATCTGATATTGAAAGCAATATTTGACGCAGAATAGACGCTTGTGCGTTATTTTCAAAATATTCGGTATTCTTAATTTTTTTTAAGCTGCTTATTATGGAATATATTTTTTCTCCGAAGTATCTTTTAATATCTTCAGTATTATATTCAGTTTTATTCGGAATGTCGTGTAGTAATGCTGATGTTGCTGAAGTTGTGCCTAATCCTATTTGTTCTGAAACGATTTTTGCTACTTCCAGAGGGTGATTTATATATGGTTCTCCGTTATATCTGACTGAGCCTTTATGAGCTTTATATGCAAATTTAAATGCTTTACGTAATAATTCTAAATTTTTTTCAGTTTTAAAACGATGCTTATTATCAGCTAAAAAATTTTCAAATTCAGAATGTATTTTTTGTTCTTGAGTTTTATGCTTTATTACCATAAGTAATTTTCAAACTGTTATGCAAATATAATGAAAATTTCGGTTCATCAGATTAATGTGTATTTTAAAAAATTAAATAAAATTTTAAATGTTTTCACTATTAAACTCAAAATACTTAGTTTTGTTTTTTATTAGATTTAGTATTTTCAGATAAACCTTAATTTTTAGTAATATAGATGAAAAAAACATTTGATACTGTAATAATCGGTGCAGGTTTAAGCGGGCTACTTTGTGGCACATTACTCAGTAAGAAAGGGCAAAGAGTTTGTTTACTTGAAAAAAATAATAACATTGGAGGTGCAATTCAAACATTTACAAGAAAAGGCGTAACTTTTGATACCGGAATGCACTTTTTTGGCAGTGTTGGTAAAGGCCAGATTCAGAGAGAAATATTTAAGATTATCGGGATAGAGGGGAAAGTTGATTTAATTGAAAAAAAAGGGACTGCTTTTAATGTTATTATTAATGATAAAGAATATGAAATACCTACCGGTTTTGATAATTTTCAAAAGAAGTTAGTTGAATATTTTCCTAAAGAAAAACATTCCGTAGAATTATACTTAAAAAGAATAAAGTCAATATATAATAATTTAACAATTGAAAATCTTTATAAAGGTATCGTTGATAAAACAGATCTTGAAACAGGAGCTTTTGAATTTATTAAAAGTATAACTGATAATATTGATCTGCAAAATCTGTTAGTCTTTAATAATTCATTATATGCCGGAGATAAAGAGACAACTTCTTTGTATATGCATGCTGTTATAACAGGTTCATATATTTCTTCAACTGCTGAATTTAAAGAAGGAACAAAAAGTTTTACAGATGTTTTAAAAAATGAAATAATTCAAAGATCAGGAGTAATTCTTACAACTAAAGAAGTAGTACGATTAGAGACGATTAAAGATACTGTAACAAGTTGTATTTGTTCTGACGGATCAGAATATACTGCCGAAAACTTTATTTCTTCTCTTCACCCTTCATTAACTTTAAAATTAACAGATTCAAAATATTTAAAAAGCATTTACAGAAAAAGAATACTTGGTTTAAACAATTCGGCAGGTTCTTTTTTGGTGTATGTTATTATGAAGGATTCTGCTTTCAAATATAACAGTTCAATTTTTTTTATTAATAATTCAGATAAAGTATGGAGCTCAGAAAATAAGGGAAAAGGAAGTTTTACGATGTACACACCTTATTCAGGAAAGTCAGGAGAACATGCCGGATTTGTTGAAATAGTAAGGAGTATGGATTATGAAGAAGTTAAGAATCTGAAAAATACAAGATCAAAATTAAGAAGCGAAGAATATAAACAGTTTAAGAAAGATAAAGCTGAAGATATTTTTGAAATAATAAGCAAAATTTATCCGAATTTCAAAGATAAAATTGAAGAGTATTACACTTCAACTCCTTTAACTTATATTGATTATACAGGAATTCCGGATGGTTCAATGTATGGGATAGTTAAAGGATATAAATCTTTTTTTGAATCAAGTATTTCTGTAAGAACAAAGATCAAAAATTTATTTTTAACCGGGCAAAGCATAAATTTTCACGGAATGTTAGGTGTGTCAATAACTTCATTATTAACATGTTCATTATTAACAGGTGCAAAAATTTATGATTAATTGCCCTATCATATTATAAAGCTTTTTCTTATAATTAAAAAGTGTTATATTTGTATTTGTTGAAATTTATAAAAGCAAAAAGAATCAAATATTTATGGATTTATTATGAAAATACTCAGCTATAGACCGGAAGGTTATTTACCCGGAATTATTTTAGATAAAGATTCAGGAAAATTTGAAATTTTCGGGAAAACATGCCCTGAAGATGCAATTGAATTTTACGCTCCTGTTTTTGATTGGCTGGATGAATATGCAAAAAATCCGACAGATAAAATGGTTTTTGATTTTAAATTAACTTATTTTAATACTGTTTCTTCAAAGATTATTATGATGATAATGCTAAGATTAGAAGAATTAGCAGAAGAAGGACATAATGTAAAGATAAGATGGTTTTATCCGGAAGATGATGAAGATATTGAAGAAGCAGGAGATGATTATGAAGGTATGTTAGAAATAGATTTTGAGATGATTGCATATGATGATGAATCAGAAGATTCTGACGATGATTATGCCGATAAATTAATTGATACCCTCTTTTGATAATAATTTTCGGAATAATGAGTTAAATAAATATTCGACTTTAAACATCCGATACTTGCCGAATTATTATGAAAATTTTCGCATTTCTTCTGACAAAACTTTTGCTTATTATTCTCTTAACAGCATTCTTTCCGTTTTCTGATACTATTGCCCAAACAGTTGAAAAACCTGTTCTCGAAGTAGTAACAGTCGATCATTCCGATATAAAACCAATTTTAACTTGGTCTGTAAACGAGCCGTCATTAATAACAGGTTACAGTATTAAAAGATTAATCTATGAATATCCTTTCGTAAAACCAATGTCTTATCAAGCAATTGATACAATCTACGACCCATACATTATGTCCTATAAAGATGAAACTGACGTATTCGGAGATGCAGAACCTGATCAACGTCTTGAAAAGTATTTTGTTGTTGCATTTAGTATCATTGGTACAGATACATTTTACAATTTCAGCGATAAACACCAAACTATTTTTTTGCAAAGCTCAAATGAATACTGTGAAAAGAGAAATAAATTAATCTGGAACAAATATATTGGTTGGGCCGATGAGTTTGATAAATATGAAATATATTGTAAAATAAATTCAGGAACATATTCTTTAATTGGGTCAATATCATCACAAATCGATACTGTATTTTATCACCCGAATATAAATTCTAACAGTGAATATACGTATTATATTAAAGCTTTAAGAAATGATGCAGTAGAGTCTTTATCAAATGAAAGCTCTGTCAGTTCTCAATCAATTGATCTGCCTGATTTCTTAAATTCAGATTCTGTAATTGTCAATAATAACAATAGTGTGCATTTATTTTTTGAACTTGATATTAATTCTGATGTTGAGAATTATACCTTATATAAGTACAATTCCCAAACATCCGATTATGATTCTGTTATGGAACATCAAGGAAAAGATATCAGAAACATTGAGTTTTCGGATGTTAATTTTGAATACAATAAAATAAATCAATATTTTTTGGCAGGAAAAGATTTATGTAATGATATTGTAATTGTCTCTGATACAATGAGTAATATATTTACTGAAGCTGAAGAAGCAAATGATGAGAAAAAAAAGAATTATATTGAATGGAAAGACGAGCAAATCAATTCGGAGTATATAATATACAGATGTATTGAAGATCATTGTTCTGTGATTGAACATACTTATGATGATAGTTATACAGATGATATTCAAGATGTTTTCCAAGATCAATTCATAAATGAAACAATATCCGGCATATTTTGTTATTATGTTGAATCATCTGATATCGGATATTTAAGCCGATCAAATATTGCATGTGTAAATCAAGAAGAAGTTTATTTTTTGGCTAATGCATTTAATCCGAACAGTAAAATTGAAGAGAACAGAACATTTAAACCAAAAATTGCATTTGTCTCTGACTACACCTTAATTATATACGGTAATTTCGGAAATAAGATATTTGAAACTAATGATCCCAATACAGGTTGGGACGGAACGCTTCCTGACGGAACTCTTGCACCGAGAGCATCATACTTGTATTTTATAAGTTTCAAAAGTGCAAAAGGAATACAAGTAAGAAAAAAATCATATATAAATTTGGTCTATTAACCCATTACTGAAAATCATAAACTA
This region of Bacteroidales bacterium genomic DNA includes:
- a CDS encoding response regulator, with amino-acid sequence MKTILIVEDSNEIREEISDIFKMENYNVFEASNGHEGYIAAINEIPDLIISDILMPLVNGYGMYERLKENPLTDNIPVIFLSALSSDNDIRKGMNLGADDYLTKPLIPKDLILAANNKLEKYAKIESKVENLKINITEVLQHELRTPLNGIVGFSDYLRERVFDLPKEEVEKIVNHIYKSGKRLHILVEKYLNYADLKMKSIQTSELKKIKKCEYFNTAEIINYVAEEIGKRYNRQEDFIIDTTFAEVKMDEFMFVKIIEELIENALKFSKKGGKIKISSDANNDRLKIRIKNEGIGMTSDEIRNINDFRQFNKKLLAQNGSGIGLSIVQLITEIYNIEFNIISMYKQYLTAILIFNNNFNI
- a CDS encoding T9SS type A sorting domain-containing protein, whose protein sequence is MENSIYITKIKNAVLLVCILFVSFALNAQTGLWEGSVDDDWQTSANWTNNTVPDSTVDVTIPSASTYYPSIDNSGDSCKSMIVKDGATLTMCTGGSLNVKGNLTVGEGSSGVLNAGSGCLVVTGQLILNAGSSVTISGCGITCASANLNTSSTVTYAGSNMDMNNWNYGNLILNGTGTMQITGDATTPTTCNNLTINNTGNVLKIPVNKALTVSGTLTNNVGTSGIVLESTSSGDGSLIISTSNVNATVERYITGNRWHYLSPPIDAAPLTLFNTNNFLWWDATMEWSGSGDYDPWKSYSSSNLTNAQGYAYYYYEDTIEYKGNMNVGDYAVTLYKSETGALANQGWNLIGNPYTSVLDWDALVADGSIPAGAENAIYLFDDDDGTGAQGNYRYYVPSTGGTYSIGTENATGIIPLGQGFFIKTNTNNVTLNIKKDYRAHSNQEFYKSFENEYIKLKIENELSDETIIRVVKNSTFGFDSQFDARKLFPDDAVPQLFCLDEENILTAISSIPEIDKNTVINLGIKAEEGNYKITLKDLNYFSCDVYLIDNYIKSEINLSKKESYKFFHSGEQVDDRFYLTFQSSATDINNNFDLDISIYPNPTGSFIKFSNKSNLKFESIQINSLNGSTCYKNNEVENIDRIDLSDFSEGIYFIQIKLSDGNTYNNKIILQK
- a CDS encoding TGS domain-containing protein, whose protein sequence is MKEKKTEFDEKIRDILEYLSEDNSSALTFIDNLKLNLFTSEIYVFTPKGDIINLPKESSVLDFAFKIHTDIAMKSIAGKINGKPQPLSTKLKNGDQIEILTTKKQQAQKEWFDFVITQRALSKLRKIFKEDIEKNIETGKNKLESILLEKETDNIGKCIDNISKHLGYSKKEKLFEDIGEEKISDIIISDTIKKFCIKQRSTRFWKIKRPFKSPDKDAVLPELYKLAKCCNPYPGNEIIGTKSDDKTITIHKINCSSAMTEIAFKHNNIDVSWTSYTAISVLKEFNISGFNQPEVINKITGIISKDISVNIKTFNFETKGTNFLINIKLYVKEEENSINLYEKLSKLPFTTDIEILN
- a CDS encoding HD domain-containing protein; the protein is MVIKHKTQEQKIHSEFENFLADNKHRFKTEKNLELLRKAFKFAYKAHKGSVRYNGEPYINHPLEVAKIVSEQIGLGTTSATSALLHDIPNKTEYNTEDIKRYFGEKIYSIISSLKKIKNTEYFENNAQASILRQILLSISDDIRVIFIKIADKLHNIRNVDDLPTEKQKKSVEDILNIYAPLAHRLGLYDIKAEMEDICLKNTNPYIYHQISKRLQSSEKERIQFINSFVQPIKEKLESKNIKYEISGRSKSNFSIWKKMQRKGVPIEEIYDLFAVRIIFKAENKENENFEALQIGTLITDLYREKKDRKRNWLKNGKDTGYRALHVTVMSDDGRWVEVQISC
- a CDS encoding NAD(P)-binding protein; protein product: MKKTFDTVIIGAGLSGLLCGTLLSKKGQRVCLLEKNNNIGGAIQTFTRKGVTFDTGMHFFGSVGKGQIQREIFKIIGIEGKVDLIEKKGTAFNVIINDKEYEIPTGFDNFQKKLVEYFPKEKHSVELYLKRIKSIYNNLTIENLYKGIVDKTDLETGAFEFIKSITDNIDLQNLLVFNNSLYAGDKETTSLYMHAVITGSYISSTAEFKEGTKSFTDVLKNEIIQRSGVILTTKEVVRLETIKDTVTSCICSDGSEYTAENFISSLHPSLTLKLTDSKYLKSIYRKRILGLNNSAGSFLVYVIMKDSAFKYNSSIFFINNSDKVWSSENKGKGSFTMYTPYSGKSGEHAGFVEIVRSMDYEEVKNLKNTRSKLRSEEYKQFKKDKAEDIFEIISKIYPNFKDKIEEYYTSTPLTYIDYTGIPDGSMYGIVKGYKSFFESSISVRTKIKNLFLTGQSINFHGMLGVSITSLLTCSLLTGAKIYD
- a CDS encoding DUF1987 domain-containing protein; protein product: MKILSYRPEGYLPGIILDKDSGKFEIFGKTCPEDAIEFYAPVFDWLDEYAKNPTDKMVFDFKLTYFNTVSSKIIMMIMLRLEELAEEGHNVKIRWFYPEDDEDIEEAGDDYEGMLEIDFEMIAYDDESEDSDDDYADKLIDTLF
- a CDS encoding gliding motility-associated C-terminal domain-containing protein — translated: MKIFAFLLTKLLLIILLTAFFPFSDTIAQTVEKPVLEVVTVDHSDIKPILTWSVNEPSLITGYSIKRLIYEYPFVKPMSYQAIDTIYDPYIMSYKDETDVFGDAEPDQRLEKYFVVAFSIIGTDTFYNFSDKHQTIFLQSSNEYCEKRNKLIWNKYIGWADEFDKYEIYCKINSGTYSLIGSISSQIDTVFYHPNINSNSEYTYYIKALRNDAVESLSNESSVSSQSIDLPDFLNSDSVIVNNNNSVHLFFELDINSDVENYTLYKYNSQTSDYDSVMEHQGKDIRNIEFSDVNFEYNKINQYFLAGKDLCNDIVIVSDTMSNIFTEAEEANDEKKKNYIEWKDEQINSEYIIYRCIEDHCSVIEHTYDDSYTDDIQDVFQDQFINETISGIFCYYVESSDIGYLSRSNIACVNQEEVYFLANAFNPNSKIEENRTFKPKIAFVSDYTLIIYGNFGNKIFETNDPNTGWDGTLPDGTLAPRASYLYFISFKSAKGIQVRKKSYINLVY